One part of the Pandoraea faecigallinarum genome encodes these proteins:
- a CDS encoding enoyl-CoA hydratase/isomerase family protein: MNLHDSARETQDEVLFEVTNGFGVITLNRPKALNAITHGMVRAMWQQLGAWAEDPAVLAVLIEGAGEKAFCAGGDVRALYESRVNHADRHQAFFIDEYRLDYLIHRYPKPYIALMDGIVMGGGMGVAQGAALRIVTDRTRLAMPETGIGLFPDVGASWFLGHLAPTLARYLGLCGTTITAADALYCGLADVWLDGEGCARLREMLRRFDWCEVTAEAVAGAAGETSATRDARDVRDVREASNAMRRNDRNRVIDATRVLDALRAAILPLGRTSTDAAPLAGVRATLDKHFSALDVPGIVASLRADTDDPWAAETLALLQQRSPLSLCVTDRQLQKGRRLDLADAFRMELVLGHHAFASGDFVEGVRALLIDKDKQPRWRYRTLADVPVAQVDAFFVSPWAEGAHPLEALGSGGR; encoded by the coding sequence GTGAACTTGCACGACAGCGCGCGCGAAACGCAGGACGAAGTGTTGTTCGAGGTGACGAACGGCTTCGGTGTGATCACGCTCAACCGGCCGAAAGCGCTTAACGCGATAACGCACGGGATGGTGCGGGCCATGTGGCAACAACTCGGTGCATGGGCCGAGGATCCTGCGGTGCTGGCCGTGCTGATCGAGGGCGCGGGCGAAAAGGCATTTTGCGCCGGCGGCGACGTTCGGGCGCTGTACGAAAGCCGGGTGAATCATGCCGATCGCCATCAGGCGTTCTTCATCGACGAATATCGGCTCGACTATTTGATTCACCGATATCCGAAGCCGTATATCGCGCTGATGGATGGCATCGTGATGGGCGGGGGGATGGGCGTGGCGCAGGGGGCGGCGCTGCGCATCGTGACGGACCGCACGCGTCTGGCCATGCCCGAGACCGGCATCGGGCTGTTCCCGGATGTCGGTGCCAGCTGGTTCCTTGGGCACCTCGCGCCCACGCTCGCGCGCTATCTTGGTCTTTGTGGCACAACGATCACCGCCGCCGATGCGCTGTACTGTGGTCTGGCAGATGTCTGGCTCGACGGCGAGGGCTGCGCGCGATTGCGTGAGATGCTGCGTCGGTTCGACTGGTGCGAGGTGACGGCTGAGGCGGTGGCTGGGGCAGCGGGCGAGACCAGCGCAACAAGGGATGCGAGGGATGTAAGGGACGTGAGGGAAGCGAGCAATGCGATGCGCCGGAACGATCGCAATCGCGTTATCGACGCCACGCGTGTGCTCGATGCCCTGCGCGCTGCGATTCTGCCGCTTGGCCGGACGTCGACGGACGCGGCGCCGCTGGCCGGTGTCAGGGCCACGCTCGACAAACATTTCAGCGCGCTGGATGTGCCGGGTATCGTGGCGTCACTACGCGCAGACACGGACGACCCGTGGGCCGCCGAGACCCTCGCCCTGCTGCAACAGCGCTCGCCACTCAGTCTGTGCGTGACCGACCGGCAGTTGCAGAAGGGGCGACGCCTCGATCTGGCCGACGCGTTCCGCATGGAACTGGTGCTGGGCCATCACGCATTTGCGTCGGGCGATTTCGTCGAAGGCGTTCGCGCGCTGCTGATCGACAAGGACAAACAGCCGCGCTGGCGCTATCGCACGCTCGCCGACGTTCCCGTTGCGCAAGTCGATGCGTTCTTCGTCTCGCCGTGGGCCGAAGGGGCGCATCCGCTCGAAGCCTTGGGCAGCGGCGGGCGGTAG
- a CDS encoding YggT family protein, producing the protein MLVEIARLLLDLVFSLFGALLLLRVWMQATRLPPRNPLSQGVFQFTNWIVLPLRRIVPGVGGIDWACVIGAWLAAIAYLVLITAVVGVSPVSVFPRGLLVALVLVAKWGANLVMWLTLLMAVLSWVNPRATAMPILQHLLDPLLRPIRRVIPMVGGFDLSPLGLFLLMQILLIVLARLSLFFATL; encoded by the coding sequence ATGCTCGTCGAAATTGCCCGTCTGCTGCTAGACCTCGTCTTCTCGCTATTCGGCGCCTTGTTGCTATTACGTGTGTGGATGCAGGCGACTCGGCTGCCCCCGCGTAATCCGCTCTCGCAAGGCGTGTTCCAGTTCACCAACTGGATCGTGTTGCCACTGCGGCGTATCGTGCCGGGCGTGGGGGGAATCGACTGGGCTTGCGTGATCGGCGCATGGCTTGCGGCCATTGCCTATCTGGTGCTCATCACTGCGGTGGTGGGGGTGTCGCCGGTCTCGGTGTTCCCGCGTGGCTTGCTCGTGGCGCTGGTACTGGTGGCCAAGTGGGGCGCGAATCTGGTGATGTGGCTCACGCTGCTCATGGCGGTGCTGTCATGGGTGAATCCCCGTGCGACCGCCATGCCGATTCTCCAACACCTGCTCGATCCGCTGCTGCGTCCCATCCGCCGTGTCATTCCGATGGTCGGCGGCTTCGATCTGTCGCCGCTGGGACTCTTCCTGCTGATGCAGATTCTGCTGATCGTGCTCGCGCGCTTAAGCCTGTTTTTCGCGACCCTCTGA
- a CDS encoding MurR/RpiR family transcriptional regulator — translation MIDADSLPADLPLTERIVRAMPELTPAQQRMAAFVLDNTFRAATMRIDEFADAVGVSLATVNRFARALGFDGYPQCRAAMVRGYEATLAPIESLRTSKAQASASADVMAASLAQAVENLDWTRRALDAGTCERAIESILQAHRIYVLGLGASGYLAGLLHHGLDPYCENVQSVVGAGGSTHAARQLFKLREGDLVIALGFPRYVSDTVTLCRRLRGRGVSVMVLTDSPTSPLAPLGDIVIFVRSKPRLSSNSEASVLAMIDAICDAVAQRAKHAVDRATELTDFLLPWLDSASLSAPGAPNAPANAAASGRVVTPRRSVGTAAASATATALSSAAAAATAAIPGIPNPAHQGAPRHVASTASGTSFAGMAGQDRKDKAS, via the coding sequence ATGATCGACGCCGACTCGTTGCCCGCCGATTTGCCGCTCACTGAGCGGATCGTGCGCGCCATGCCCGAACTGACGCCTGCGCAACAACGCATGGCGGCGTTTGTGCTCGACAACACGTTTCGTGCGGCGACCATGCGTATCGATGAGTTTGCCGATGCCGTCGGCGTCTCGCTCGCGACGGTCAACCGGTTCGCACGCGCGCTCGGGTTCGACGGTTACCCGCAATGCCGCGCGGCGATGGTGCGCGGTTACGAGGCGACGCTCGCGCCGATCGAAAGTCTGCGCACGAGCAAGGCTCAGGCGAGCGCCAGTGCCGACGTGATGGCGGCCTCGCTGGCGCAGGCCGTCGAGAATCTGGACTGGACGCGTCGTGCGCTTGACGCCGGGACATGCGAGCGCGCCATCGAATCGATCTTGCAGGCCCACCGCATCTACGTGCTGGGCCTTGGCGCCAGCGGTTACCTCGCGGGTCTGTTGCATCACGGCCTCGATCCGTATTGCGAAAACGTGCAATCGGTTGTCGGGGCGGGCGGCTCGACGCATGCCGCACGTCAGCTTTTCAAGCTGCGTGAGGGCGATCTCGTGATCGCGCTGGGCTTCCCGCGCTATGTGTCCGACACTGTGACCCTGTGTCGCCGTCTGCGCGGACGCGGCGTTTCCGTGATGGTGCTCACCGACAGTCCCACATCGCCATTGGCCCCACTGGGCGACATTGTGATCTTCGTGCGTAGCAAGCCGCGTCTGTCGAGCAATTCCGAAGCAAGTGTGCTGGCAATGATCGACGCGATTTGCGACGCCGTCGCCCAACGTGCCAAACACGCCGTCGATCGCGCGACCGAACTGACCGATTTCCTGTTGCCGTGGCTGGACTCGGCGTCGTTGAGCGCCCCCGGTGCGCCGAACGCGCCAGCCAATGCGGCGGCCTCGGGGCGTGTGGTCACACCGCGACGCAGCGTCGGGACGGCGGCGGCCAGTGCCACCGCAACGGCACTCTCGAGTGCGGCGGCTGCGGCGACGGCCGCCATACCAGGAATCCCGAACCCGGCCCATCAGGGCGCCCCCCGTCATGTAGCGAGCACGGCGTCCGGCACATCGTTTGCCGGTATGGCCGGGCAGGACAGAAAGGACAAAGCATCATGA
- a CDS encoding isoaspartyl peptidase/L-asparaginase family protein has product MSHAPRAVIAIHGGAGTISRDTSPEELKAYHEALADVLRAAQAVLAAGGSALDAVTEAVRHLEDCPRFNAGRGAVFTHEGTHELDAAIMDGATLDAGAIACVHRVRNPILAARSVLERSAHVLLVGEGAEAFAAANGAQLVEPEYFFTEARYAQLQRALADAAVALDHDMPLRKEPIDPDSKFGTVGAVACDMHGHVAAATSTGGMTNKAVGRVGDSPLIGAGCYANDATAAVSATGTGEAFIRAVACYEVSALMAYAGLSLNDAAERVIRERLPRVNGRGGLIAVDAQGNVALPFNTEGMYRGVARVGETPVTAIHE; this is encoded by the coding sequence ATGAGTCACGCCCCACGCGCGGTCATCGCCATTCACGGCGGCGCCGGAACGATCAGTCGCGATACGTCGCCCGAAGAGCTCAAGGCTTATCACGAGGCCCTCGCCGACGTGCTGCGCGCCGCTCAGGCGGTGCTCGCCGCAGGCGGCTCGGCGCTGGACGCGGTGACCGAAGCCGTGCGCCACCTCGAAGACTGTCCGCGCTTTAATGCCGGACGCGGCGCCGTGTTCACACACGAAGGTACGCACGAACTCGATGCCGCCATCATGGACGGCGCCACGCTCGACGCCGGTGCCATCGCGTGCGTGCATCGTGTGCGCAACCCGATTCTCGCTGCCCGCTCGGTGCTCGAGCGCAGCGCGCACGTGCTGCTCGTGGGCGAAGGCGCGGAAGCGTTTGCCGCCGCGAACGGTGCGCAACTCGTGGAGCCCGAGTACTTTTTCACCGAGGCGCGATACGCGCAGTTGCAGCGCGCGCTTGCCGATGCTGCCGTCGCACTCGATCACGACATGCCGCTCAGGAAGGAGCCGATCGATCCGGACAGCAAGTTCGGCACGGTCGGCGCGGTGGCGTGCGACATGCACGGGCACGTGGCCGCGGCGACCTCAACGGGGGGGATGACGAACAAGGCCGTTGGTCGCGTGGGCGATTCGCCGCTGATCGGCGCCGGCTGCTATGCGAACGACGCAACGGCTGCCGTCTCGGCGACGGGCACGGGCGAGGCGTTCATCCGGGCTGTCGCCTGCTACGAAGTGAGCGCGTTGATGGCGTACGCCGGCTTGTCGCTGAACGACGCCGCCGAGCGCGTGATCCGCGAGCGGTTGCCGCGCGTGAACGGCCGCGGCGGCCTGATCGCGGTGGACGCGCAG